In Thunnus thynnus chromosome 13, fThuThy2.1, whole genome shotgun sequence, the following proteins share a genomic window:
- the arr3a gene encoding arrestin 3a, retinal (X-arrestin), with product MAKIFKKTSGNGGLTLYLGKRDYVDHMNTVDKVDGVVKLDTKDFGDRKVFVQLACAFRYGSDDLDVMGLSFRKDIWIQHVQIYPESHKPALSEMHDTLLKKAGDNTYPFTFEIPNNLPCSVSLQPGPDDKGKSCGVDFEVKTFLAMEKCSADEKIDKKDTARLIIRKIQYAPSKVGAGPKADICKSFMMSDKPVHLEASMEKDLFLHGEAIPIKIKINNESNKTVKKIKITVDQTTDIVLYSADKYTKTVLSQEFGETVDPSATYENTVSITPLLSENKEKRGLALDGRLKDEDTNLASTTMGQGIDKDMLGILVSYKIKINLMVAGGGLLGGLTASDVTVELPLMLMHSKPEE from the exons ATGGCAAA gaTTTTCAAGAAGACCAGCGGAAACGGAGGG CTGACCCTCTACCTGGGCAAGAGGGACTATGTGGACCACATGAACACAGTGGACAAAGTCG ATGGTGTTGTAAAGCTGGACACAAAAGATTTTGGAGACAGAAAAG TATTTGTGCAGCTGGCATGTGCCTTCCGTTACGGTAGTGATGACCTGGACGTGATGGGCCTGAGCTTCAGGAAGGACATCTGGATCCAGCATGTCCAGATCTACCCTGAAAGCCACAAGCCCGCCTTGAGCGAAATGCACGACACTCTGCTGAAGAAGGCTGGAGACAACACATACCCATTCACTTTTGAA ATTCCTAACAACCTGCCATGCTCGGTGTCTCTGCAGCCTGGACCTGATGACAAGGGCAAG tCTTGTGGTGTTGACTTTGAGGTCAAAACTTTCCTTGCCATGGAAAAGTGTAGCGctgatgagaagattgacaaGAA GGACACTGCTCGCCTTATCATTCGTAAAATCCAGTATGCCCCCTCTAAGGTGGGCGCCGGGCCCAAGGCTGATATCTGCAAAAGCTTCATGATGTCCGACAAGCCTGTTCATCTAGAAGCTTCAATGGAGAAAGAT CTCTTCCTCCATGGAGAGGCAATcccaatcaaaatcaaaatcaacaaCGAAAGCAACAAGACAGTGAAGAAAATCAAAATCACTG tGGACCAAACCACAGACATCGTCCTCTACTCAGCAGACAAATACACCAAGACTGTTCTTTCCCAAGAGTTTGG AGAGACAGTGGATCCTAGTGCCACCTATGAGAATACTGTATCCATCACCCCCCTGCTGTCtgaaaacaaggagaaaaggGGGCTGGCGCTGGATGGACGACTGAAAGACGAGGACACCAACTTGGCCTCCACCACTAT GGGACAGGGTATAGACAAAGACATGTTGGGAATCCTGGTTTCCTACAAGATTAAGATTAACCTCATGGTGGCCGGAGGAGG CCTGCTTGGCGGCCTCACTGCCAG tGACGTCACAGTGGAACTGCCATTGATGCTCATGCACTCCAAACCCGAAG AGTAA